GGTCGAGGACCGGGCCCGGCGCCGGCGCACCGATCGCAGCATCCTCGACTGGATCATGGGCGAGGTCAGCGGCCTCAAGCGCGATCTGGGGGCCACGGACCAGCGGCGGCTGGACCAGTATCTCGACAACATCCGCGAGATCGAGCGTCGCATCGAGCGCATCGAGGCGTACAACACGAGCGGTGAGACGCGCGAGATTCCCGAGGCGCCGCCGGGCGTGCCGGATGACTTCGCCGAGCATGTCCATCTGATGTTCGACCTGCAGGCGCTGGCCTTCCAGTCGGACCTGACGCGCGTGTTCTCGTTCAAGCTGGGCCGCGACGGGTCGGGCCGCGTGTATCCGGGCAGCGGCGTGGACGCCGGCTTCCATCCCGCCTCGCACCACGGCGGCCGCGAGGAGCGGGTGATCGACTACGAGAAGATCAACCGCTACCACGTGAGCATGATGCCGTACCTGCTCGAGAAGCTGGCCAGCATCGAGGAGCCCGACGGGAACCTGCTCGACAAGAGCATGATCCTGTACGGCTCGCCGATGGGCGACTCGAACCTGCACAACCACAAGCGTTGTCCGCTGTTCGTGGTCGGGAAGGCCGGCGGCGAACTCGAAGGCAACATGCACATCAAGGCGCCGGACGGGACGCCGATGGCCAACGTGATGCTGAGCCTGATGCACAAGCTCGGCCTCGAGGACATGGAGAGCTTCGGCGACAGCACCGGCGACTTCTCGTTCTCGGCGGTCGCGCAGGACTGAGTCGGAGTGTCGGTCGGAGTGTCGGAGGCAGATCGATGTTGAAGAGAATCGGTAAGGCCGGACTTCGGGCGGGGGTCCTCGTCGCGTTCTGCGCGACCACGCTGTGGGCTGCCGTGGCGACGGACGCGCCCGTCGCCGAGGCGGCGGCGCAGGGAGACCTCGAGGCGGTCCGCACGCTCCTCCGGGACGGGGCCGATGTAAACGCGTCCCAGGGCGACGGGATGACGGCGCTGCACTGGGCGGCCCTGCGGGGCGACGCGGAGATGCTGTCGGTGCTCGTCTACGCCGGGGCCAACGTCGCGTCGACCACGCGCCTCGGTGCCTACACGCCGCTCCACCTCGCGAGCCGGGATGGCCGGGCCGACGCGGTCGCCCTCCTGCTCGAGGCCGGCAGCGATGCCAACGCGCTGACGACGACCGGTGCTACGCCGCTCCACTTCGCCGCGGCGGGCGGGGATGTGCCGACCCTCACGAGCCTGCTTGAGGCCGGAGCCGAGGTCGACGCACGCGAGGGGGCCAACGGCCAGACGCCGCTCATCTTCTCGGCCGCCGCTGGCCGCCTGGAGGCCGTGCAGGCCTTGATCGCACACGGCGCCGACGTGTCGGTCGCGTCCCACGTCCTGGACTTCGTCGAGAAGGCGCGCACGGACAGCGAAGCCCGAGGTCGGCGGCGCGAGGTACTCACGGCGATTCGGAAGGCTGAAGCGGAAGCTCGCGGCGAGACCGTGGAGGTCGGGATCACCCGCACGGACACGCCGTCCGGCCAGGAGCCGACGCGGCGCGAGGCGGCCGACCGGGCGGATCGCGACCAGAGCGGCACAGCCCCCGCGACGCAGGGCGCCGGCGCGACGCCCGGCCAGGAGCCGGTGGCCGCCGCACCGGAGGAAACGCCGGCGGAGGAGCCTGCCGAAGCCCAGGGCGAGGATCCGCCCGAGGCCGAAGAGGCCCCCGAGGAAGAGGCTGCGGACGAGGCGGAGGAAGCCGAGGAGACTGAAAAGGCCGAAGAGGCCGAAGAGGCCGAAGAGGTCGAGGAGCCGGCGGAGCCCGCGCCGCGGCCGCTGAGCTACAGCGATATCGTCGGCAAGCAGGGCGGCATGACCGCGCTCCACTACGCGGTTCGCGAAGGCCACTTCGAAACGGTCCGGACGCTCGTCGCGGCGGGTGCCGACGTCGATGGCCGCACCGAGGGCGACCTGAGCACCCCGCTCGTCGTCGCCACCGTGAACGGGCACTACGACCTCGCGGCCTGGCTGCTCGAGCAGGGGGCGGACCCGAACCTGGCCAGCGAAGACGGGGTGGCGCCGCTCTATGCGACGATCGCCAACCGCTGGGCCCCCAAGGCGCTGTACCCGCAGCCCACCGCGTTCCGCCAGCAGGAACTCGACTACATGGAGCTGATGGAGATGCTCCTCGCGGCCGGGGCGGATCCGAACGCGCGCGTGAACACGCACATCTGGTACTCCGCGTACAACTTCGACCTGCTGGGCGTGAACTTCAGCGGCGCGACGCCCTTCTGGCGCGCCGCGAAGGCGCTCGACATCCCGGCCATGGAAATGCTCGTGGCCGCCGGGGCCGACCCGCACATGCCGACCCGGAAGGCGCCCGAGCGTCGCCGCCGTCGGCCCGCCGACGAGGAAGAGGAAGAGGATCCGAGCGGACTGCCGCCCGTCGAGGTCGGAGGTCCGGGCATCCCGCCTCTCGTCGCCGCCGCGGGATACGGCTACGGACGCTCACGCACCGGCAACCAGCACCGGCACCGACCCGATGAATGGATGGCCACGGCCAGGTACCTCGTCGAAGAGTTGGGCGCGGACGTCAACGGCCGCGACTCGGACGGGTTCGGCGCGCTGCACTACGCCGCGGCGCGCGGCGACAACGAGCTGATCGAGTACCTCGTCGGGAAGGGCGCCGACCCGCTCATCGTGGCCCGCAGCGGCCAGACGACGGTCGACATGGCGAACGGCCCGATCCAGCGCGTGCAGCCGTTCTTCGAGACGATCGCGCTCCTTGAGAGCATGGGCGCGAAGAACAACAACAACTGCCTCAGCTGCTGACCGCCGGCGGCGGCCTCCGGGCCCCCGCCGAATCAGTCGTTGTCGGTCCGATAGGGGGCGCGGGTTCGTTCTCGCACGGCGTCCACGATCCAGGAGTTGATGCTCGTCTCGCGCGCTGCCGCCGCCGCCGCGACGGCGGCGTGAAGCTCCGACCCGAGTCGCACGTTCAGCTTGCCGGAGAAGGGCCGCTTCGGTTCGACGCCGTCTTCCTCGCACCAGGCAAGGTATTCATCGATGGAGCGGTGAAACTCCTCGCGTAGCTGTGTCGTGTCCGTCGCCTCGAACGTCGCGATCGGATACGGACCGCTGTTGATCACCCGCCCGTGGAGGACATTGCTCGAGTCGTCGAACTCCACCGCGGCCCGGTATCCCCTGTATTCCATCATGGCTCCACCCCTGCCGCTCGCAAAAACGCCGCAATGTCTCGAACTGTCTCTCGCCCCACGACGGGGCGCGGATGAGGTCGATGGATCACGATCCTCTCGTCGTTCTTCTTGAGTCCAACACGGGACCCCGACCGTTCCACGACCTGAACGTCGCAGGCTTGCAGCATCGCCCGGACTTCGTCCCATCGGATATCCGAGGGCGTCGGCTTCCGGTGCACGCGTTCCAGCGTCTTCCGGTGCTTGGTTCGCATGGATACCGAGAATCGTCAACGCATGGTACCATGTCAAGTACCATCCTGCCGAGACGCAAGAAACGGGAGAGGGAAGCTCGCGAGCCTGTTTAGTCGTCGCGCGGGAGGCGCTGGGAGACGGAGATCGGGTAGCCGTCGGGGTCGCGGAGGGTGAACTCGATGGAGCGGGCGTTCGGGTTCACGTGCGGCTCATCGAGGCAGTCGGCCCCCATGGCGCGGGCGCGCTCGAACACGGCTTGCGCGTCCTCCGTGTAGAAGTAGAGCAGGACGCCGCGGCCCGGCGTCCCTTCTTCCGGATCCGTCATCCCCGGGTGGGCCTTGAATTCCCGGTGGTGGAGCATCAGTTCGATGCTTCCGTCCGACGCCAGGAGCCGCTCGAAGTGATGGCCTCCCCGACCGCTCACGAAGCCGAAGAGTTCGACGTACCAGGCTGAACTCGCCGCCACGTCTCGTACGACGAGCATGGGCGTGAGGCCCACCGGCCGGTCCGGTAGCCCCCGGCCTAGTGGTTCGAGTTGTTCGTTGCGGCTTCGGCGGCGCGCTTCGCCTCCTCGCGGGCGGCGACCAGCGCCTCGAACTCCACGGGGTCGAGGTAGGTCGCGTCGACCCACAGGTGCGCCATCTCGTCCACGGTCCGATCACCGTAGCCGACCCACTGCTCAGGGTCGGGGTTGTTCGGGTTCTCGGCCGTGTTGTCGTGCCAGGCCGTGATGACGAGCGTCGTGCCCGCCGGAAGGAGCGGGGCGGCGTCTTCCTCGTAGATGTAGTTGATGTGCCAGTTCCACTGGAAGTTGTCGACCTGGTTGATCAACTCCTTGCGGCCGTCCGGGTAGATCGCCTCGAGCGACATGGCCTTGCCGCGCATGTGCATGTGCGGCTGGAAGTTCTCCAGGCGGGCGGGCCAGCGCAGCGTGTGGAAGTCCTGCGTGACCGCGATCTCGCCCGGCGGGATGTCGAGGCCCGTCCGGCCCGTAGCGTTGTAGAACATGAGCCGGGTGCGGTTCCGGGGCTCCTCGCCCTTGGGATAGAACCAGACGCCGAGTTCCACGTAGCTGTCCTCGATGCGCTTGCCCATGGCGTGGAGGTGGACCTCCCAGCGGATCTGCGAGCCGGGGAGCATGATCTTGCCCGCGCCCTCGGGGAAGATCTCGCCCTCCTTGCCCACGGCCCACTCCATGAACAGGCCCGGGCCGCCCATCGCGCCCCCGCGCGTGCTTGCCTCGACGATGCCGGCGCTCATGGGGCTCTCCTCCTCGTCCTGCTGGAGGAAGGCGAGGACGTGGTGCGTGATCGTGCGCGCGTCGTTGCCGGCCGGCTTGATCTCGATCGCCTTCACCCAGCGGGGCTCCGTGATGCCGGTCGGCGTGACGGGCCGCCACCATTTGTCCATCGTTTCGGCTTCGAGCGTGAAGGGTTCGGACGCGATGACGAGGTCGGGTTCCCCGAACTCATCGAGGAGGCGCCATTCGTTCGGATCGGGGAACTCGACGGGAGGCGGCAGATCCGCGGGATCGCCCTCCGACCGGCCGCCATCGATCCAGGCGACGATCGTCTCGATCTCTTCGCTCGACAGACTGCGGTCGTTCCTGAACTCCTGGATTCCGACCGTGGGATCGAGGTGCCAGGGCGGCATGATCCGGTTCGACACCTTCTCGCGGATGCCCGATGCCCAGCGGTAGGCGTCCCGGTACGTGAGGAGCGACATCGGGGCGATCGAGCCTTCCTGGTGACACTCTTGGCACTTGGCCTGGAGGATCGGCATCACGTCCCGGTTGAAGGTCACGCCTCCGAGGTCGTCCTGCGCCAGTGTCGGCCCCGCGACGCCCAGGGCGCCGAGTGCCGCGCCGAACGCGATGGCCGCTCGCTTCAGGGAAACCGGATCGAACTGTCTCATCATCGTTCTCCTCGAACCTCGTCGAATCCGCCGGTCACGGGTCGACCGTGACCCGGAGGAATCCGTTCGTCCAGCAGCATTGCGCGTGGCCGGCGGCGGAAACACCGGAACCGTCGTTGGCGCGCACGCGCAGGATGTAGTCGCCCGGCTCGCTGAAGGTGACCGGGGTTGCGGCTTCGGCCCCGCTGGCCGGGACGCGGGCGGTGGGCTCGCCGAACGCCACATCGCCCGGACCCTGGTGCTTGAACCACGTGAGGTTGACGGGCGAGCCGTCGCGGCTCCCCGCTACAAAGTGACTGCGTCCCACGCCGTCGTCCCGGACGTGGACGCTCACGTCGAGCGCTTCCCCGACCCGGGCCGTGAGCGGGCCTCCCCAGGCCCCGGCCGGTCCCGCGCCTTCCTCACCCGCTCCGAAGCGGAGGACGGGGGGCGTGTTGCCGTCTCCGGCTTCGCCCTTGAGCGCGTCGATCTGCCAGTCCCGGTGCAGGTGGCCCGGGACGCGGAACGTCTGGCCGCGCATCCTCAGCGTCCAGTAGACCTTCCCCTCGCCGAAATCCGCCGGGACCCGGACGACGAACACGCCGTAGTGGCGCCGCGGGGCGAACGACGTGGGCTGGGCGCCCTGAAACTCCGCCGGCTCGATCGTGTTGTCCGGCCCCAGGGGGACTTCGATCGTCTCCTCGAAGTTGCGGTTGAAGTAGCCGAACGACAGGGACAGCGTGCCGTCCGCGTTCGGGTACCAGCCCTCGTAGGCGGGCGTCACCGTCTGCCCCCTCCCGCTGGGGTTGCCGAGCGGGACCTGGCCGGCAAGCGGTGCCGTATCGAGGCACAGCGTCGCCGCGAGCGCGGCGAGCGCCGGCAGCCCGTGGCGAACCCCCGCGTCGCTCTTGCCACGGGTTGCCAGGACCCGGGCAGGTCTCACCGTCCCGCGTCCGCCATGCTCGCCTCGATCGAGGCCCGGATCGCCTTCACCGTCGCATCCACCCGGAATTGGAGCAGCTTCCGCCCGGTGGCGATCGCCTCCTCCTTGGGGGCGATGGAGACGCCGTTGATGCTGGCCCGTCCCGCCGCCACGCGCTCGTCGTAGCGCACCGTCGTCGGGTCCTCGGTCATCATGATCGCGGTGATGACGAAGTCGTCGTGGATCCCCTCGGGGTCCGTCTCGAAGATGCCGAGTTCGGTGTTCATCCACTCGTGGACGTCGCGGTAGCGGTAGAACTCCGGGATGAAGTGCGCCTGCGCGTCGTACCAGCGCTCGTTCAGGCGGGCGGCGACCGCTTCCATGCCCGACTGGTTCCCGCCGCTGTCGCCGAACAGGATGATGTGCTCGAAGCCGTGCGCCTTGAGGCTCGACGCCACGTCATCGAGCACGGCCTCGAACGTCTCCTGCCGGAGGCTGATCGTCCCCGGATACCGCATGTGCCCGGACGGCTCGTCGATGTCGCCCTCGGGGACGAGCTTGACGACCGGCGCACAGAGCGCGTTCCCGAGTTCGCGGGCCACGCCCTCGCAGGCGCCCTGCAGCACGTAGTTGTGCTTGCCGGTGGCGAGGTACGGTCCGTTCTGCTCGATGCCGCCGGTCGTGATGATCGCGGTGGTCTTCCCGGCCGCCATCGCGTCCCGGACCTCCATCCACGTCATCTCCTCGATCCACACGGTGTCGAACGCCTCGATGGGCCGCTCGGATACGAGTTCCTCCTGCACCTGGCGCTCACGCTCGGCGGCCAGCCGGGCGCGCTCTTCCGGCGACATGTTCCGCTGCTGGCCCCCCAGCGCCGAGGCGGAGACCGCGAACACCGCGAGCAGGGGGAGGATGAATCGGGACTTTCTCATGGCACACCTCTGTTTCCGCGAGCACGGGAGCACGACACCAGCCCCGAGATTAGCATATTCCGTCGGGGTCCGACCAGTAGTATGCGCTGGCGGCTGGCTCGCCCCTGCCCTCCACCCTATGCTGGCGGCGGTCCCATTCGGGGGTCTGCATATCTGCTGTTGTCCTGAACCCATCGTGAACACCTTTGCCGCATCTCCACAGAGCGTGATCGCGCGCACGGTTGTCGCAACTCCGCGGGGAGATCCCGCGGCGGTCCAGGCGCACCTCGACGCGCTGACCAAGCCGCCGGGCAGCCTCGGACGCCTCGAGAAGCTGGCGCTCCAGGTCGGCGTGGTCCTGGGTGACCCGCCGCCTCCACTGGAGGACGCGGTGGTGTTCGTCTTCGCGGCGGATCACGGGGTCGCCGTGCAGGGCGTGTCGGCGTATCCGGCCGAGGTCACGGCGCAGATGTGCGCGAACTTCTCCGGTGGCGGGGCGGCGATCAACGTGCTCACCCGGGCGTGCGGCGCCGGAGTGCGTGTCGTCGACGTGGGCGTTGCGGCGGACCTTGCCGGGCTGGCGGGAATCGAGCACCGAAAGGTCCGCGCGGGCACGGACGATCTTTCAGCGGGGCCGGCGATGACCGCGAGCGAGGTCGAGGAGGCTCTGGCGTTGGGTATGGAAGTGGCGGGAGGTGGCGCCGGCTCCACTGGAGAGGCGCGTCCCCCCGATCCCTGCCTCGTCGGTGTGGGCGAGATGGGCATCGGGAACACCACCGCGGCGGCTGCCGTAACGGCGTGCCTGGCCGGGGCAGCGGCCCGCGAGGTCGTCGGCCGCGGCACGGGGGTCGACGAGGGCGGGCTGGCCCGCAAGCGCGACGTGGTGGAACGCGCGGTGGCGCGGGTCGCCTGCGGCGAGGATCCCCGGGACGATGCCGTCGCGGTGCTGCGGCAGGTGGGCGGGCTCGAGATCGCGGCCATGTCGGGCGCCATGATCGGTGCGGCGGCGCGGGGCGCCCTTGTGCTCGTGGACGGGTTCATCTCGTCGGCCGCGGCGCTGGCGGCCAGCCGCCTGTGCCCCGATCTGTCGCCGTACCTGGTCGCATCGCACCGCTCCACCGAGCCGGGCCACGCGGTGGCGCTCGATGCGCTCGGCCTCGTGCCCCTTCTCGACCTCGACATGCGGCTCGGCGAGGGGACCGGGTGTGCGCTCGCCATCCCTGTCGTGCGGGCGGCCGGAGCGTTGCTCCGCGAGATGGCGACCTTCGAATCGGCCGGGATCTCGGGGCCGAACGAGGGTCCGTCGGGGGCGGGATCATGATGGAACTCATGCTCGTGACGGGCGGGGTGCGCTCGGGCAAGAGCCGGTGGGCTCAGGGCGAGGCGCTGGCGCGCGGCGGGGAAGAGGTCACCGTGATCGCGACCGCGGAGCCTGTCGACGACGAGATGCGTGAAAGGATCGCGGCCCACCGCCGCGATCGTCCCGCGGGGTGGCACACCATCGAGGCGCCCGCGCGGGCGGGCGAAGCCATCCTCGCCGCCGGCACGGACACCGTGCTTCTGGATTGCGTGACGGTGCTGACCGGCATGGCGATCGGACGATCGGGAGCCGACGCCGAGGCGGCCGCGTTGGACGCGATGGCCGCGGAGATCGACGGGATCCTCGATGCGCGCGCGGCGCGCACCGGCTTGCTGATCGTCGTGACGAACGAGGTGGGGTGGAGCGTGCACCCGCCCACCGCGCTCGGGCGCTGGTACCAGGACGGGCTGGGCATCGCCAATCAGCGTCTCGCCGCCGCCGCGGACCGTGTCGTGCTCATGGTCTCCGGGCTGGAGCTGCGATTGAAGTGAGGACGTCGCTCCGGGGGGCGCGCGCCGCCTTCGTCTTCCTGACGCGTCTGCCGCTGGGCGGCTTTCCCTACTCGGCGGAAGAGTGGCGGTGGGCCTCGGCGTGGTTCCCCCTGGTCGGGCTCGTGCTCGGAGGGGCATGCGCGGCCGTGTGGGTCCTGGTGGCGCCGCTCGGGCCGTGGGTGGCGGCGATGAGCGTGATCGTCGTGTCGATCCTGCTGACGGGCGCCTTCCACGAGGACGGATTGGCCGATACGGCCGACGCGCTGGGCGGAGCGACGGATCGCGAGGGGATCTTCGTCATCCTGAAGGACTCGCGGATCGGCGCCTTCGGGGCCCTGGCGCTCGTGACGTCCATCGCGTTCCGGCTGGTGCTGCTCGCGCAGTTGGGGAGTGCGGCACCGGCGTCCGCGCTCGCCGCAGGGGCCTCCCCGCTCGCGGCAGCGCCCGCGGCTTTGCTCCTCGCGCACGGCCTGGCTCGGGTCGGCCCGGTCTGGCTGATGGTCGCCCTCCCCTACGCGAACGCGGCGGCGGCGAAGAGCGGCCACGTCGCGCGGTCCGGGGTGGCACAGGCAGCGGTGGCGACCGCGGTCGGCGTGGCCGTGGCCGGGGCTGTGGCGGCGGGTGCGATCGGCGCGCTCGGCGTCCTCGCCGCATTTGCCGCGATGGCCCTTGCCACCACGCTCTGCGGTTTGCGATTCCGCGCGCGGGCCGGCGGCGTGACCGGCGACTTCCTCGGCGCCACGGAGCAGGTGAACGAGATCGCGATCCTCGTCGCCGTGCTCGCGGCGCAGGTCGCGCAGGCCGCCGCGTGATCCGGCTTCTTGCCATCCGCCACGCACCCGTCGCCGTCGAGGGAATCGTCTACGGGCAGACGGACGTGCCCACGACCTTGGACGGAGCCGCGGCCGCCGCGCGTATCGAGCCCGTCGTGGCCGAGTTCGCCCCGGCGATCATCTGGTCGTCCGATGCCGTCCGCTGCCGCGAGCCCGCCGCCCTGCTCGGGGAGCGGCTCGGCGTGCCGCACCGCATCGACGAGCGGGTGCGCGAGATGTCCTACGGCGATTGGGAGGGACGGGCCTGGGACGCCCTGCCGCGCACCGAACTCGACGAATGGATGGCCGCCTGGCAGACGCGGTCTCCGCCAGGCGGGGAGACCGTTGCCGGGTTCACCGAGCGGGTGGCCGCGTGGTGGAGAGACCTCGACGCCGGTCCCCATTTCCTGATGGCGCACGCCGGGGTCGTGCACTGCCTCGATGTCGTGGCCGATGGTCTCGCCTGGGGACGGGCCATCGAGGAGCGGCTCGGCTTCCTGGCGGC
The nucleotide sequence above comes from Candidatus Palauibacter scopulicola. Encoded proteins:
- a CDS encoding DUF1552 domain-containing protein, whose translation is VEDRARRRRTDRSILDWIMGEVSGLKRDLGATDQRRLDQYLDNIREIERRIERIEAYNTSGETREIPEAPPGVPDDFAEHVHLMFDLQALAFQSDLTRVFSFKLGRDGSGRVYPGSGVDAGFHPASHHGGREERVIDYEKINRYHVSMMPYLLEKLASIEEPDGNLLDKSMILYGSPMGDSNLHNHKRCPLFVVGKAGGELEGNMHIKAPDGTPMANVMLSLMHKLGLEDMESFGDSTGDFSFSAVAQD
- a CDS encoding ankyrin repeat domain-containing protein; translation: MLKRIGKAGLRAGVLVAFCATTLWAAVATDAPVAEAAAQGDLEAVRTLLRDGADVNASQGDGMTALHWAALRGDAEMLSVLVYAGANVASTTRLGAYTPLHLASRDGRADAVALLLEAGSDANALTTTGATPLHFAAAGGDVPTLTSLLEAGAEVDAREGANGQTPLIFSAAAGRLEAVQALIAHGADVSVASHVLDFVEKARTDSEARGRRREVLTAIRKAEAEARGETVEVGITRTDTPSGQEPTRREAADRADRDQSGTAPATQGAGATPGQEPVAAAPEETPAEEPAEAQGEDPPEAEEAPEEEAADEAEEAEETEKAEEAEEAEEVEEPAEPAPRPLSYSDIVGKQGGMTALHYAVREGHFETVRTLVAAGADVDGRTEGDLSTPLVVATVNGHYDLAAWLLEQGADPNLASEDGVAPLYATIANRWAPKALYPQPTAFRQQELDYMELMEMLLAAGADPNARVNTHIWYSAYNFDLLGVNFSGATPFWRAAKALDIPAMEMLVAAGADPHMPTRKAPERRRRRPADEEEEEDPSGLPPVEVGGPGIPPLVAAAGYGYGRSRTGNQHRHRPDEWMATARYLVEELGADVNGRDSDGFGALHYAAARGDNELIEYLVGKGADPLIVARSGQTTVDMANGPIQRVQPFFETIALLESMGAKNNNNCLSC
- a CDS encoding type II toxin-antitoxin system HicB family antitoxin produces the protein MMEYRGYRAAVEFDDSSNVLHGRVINSGPYPIATFEATDTTQLREEFHRSIDEYLAWCEEDGVEPKRPFSGKLNVRLGSELHAAVAAAAAARETSINSWIVDAVRERTRAPYRTDND
- a CDS encoding VOC family protein, with the protein product MLVVRDVAASSAWYVELFGFVSGRGGHHFERLLASDGSIELMLHHREFKAHPGMTDPEEGTPGRGVLLYFYTEDAQAVFERARAMGADCLDEPHVNPNARSIEFTLRDPDGYPISVSQRLPRDD
- a CDS encoding creatininase family protein, whose product is MRKSRFILPLLAVFAVSASALGGQQRNMSPEERARLAAERERQVQEELVSERPIEAFDTVWIEEMTWMEVRDAMAAGKTTAIITTGGIEQNGPYLATGKHNYVLQGACEGVARELGNALCAPVVKLVPEGDIDEPSGHMRYPGTISLRQETFEAVLDDVASSLKAHGFEHIILFGDSGGNQSGMEAVAARLNERWYDAQAHFIPEFYRYRDVHEWMNTELGIFETDPEGIHDDFVITAIMMTEDPTTVRYDERVAAGRASINGVSIAPKEEAIATGRKLLQFRVDATVKAIRASIEASMADAGR
- the cobT gene encoding nicotinate-nucleotide--dimethylbenzimidazole phosphoribosyltransferase; protein product: MNTFAASPQSVIARTVVATPRGDPAAVQAHLDALTKPPGSLGRLEKLALQVGVVLGDPPPPLEDAVVFVFAADHGVAVQGVSAYPAEVTAQMCANFSGGGAAINVLTRACGAGVRVVDVGVAADLAGLAGIEHRKVRAGTDDLSAGPAMTASEVEEALALGMEVAGGGAGSTGEARPPDPCLVGVGEMGIGNTTAAAAVTACLAGAAAREVVGRGTGVDEGGLARKRDVVERAVARVACGEDPRDDAVAVLRQVGGLEIAAMSGAMIGAAARGALVLVDGFISSAAALAASRLCPDLSPYLVASHRSTEPGHAVALDALGLVPLLDLDMRLGEGTGCALAIPVVRAAGALLREMATFESAGISGPNEGPSGAGS
- a CDS encoding bifunctional adenosylcobinamide kinase/adenosylcobinamide-phosphate guanylyltransferase, with product MMELMLVTGGVRSGKSRWAQGEALARGGEEVTVIATAEPVDDEMRERIAAHRRDRPAGWHTIEAPARAGEAILAAGTDTVLLDCVTVLTGMAIGRSGADAEAAALDAMAAEIDGILDARAARTGLLIVVTNEVGWSVHPPTALGRWYQDGLGIANQRLAAAADRVVLMVSGLELRLK
- a CDS encoding adenosylcobinamide-GDP ribazoletransferase translates to MRTSLRGARAAFVFLTRLPLGGFPYSAEEWRWASAWFPLVGLVLGGACAAVWVLVAPLGPWVAAMSVIVVSILLTGAFHEDGLADTADALGGATDREGIFVILKDSRIGAFGALALVTSIAFRLVLLAQLGSAAPASALAAGASPLAAAPAALLLAHGLARVGPVWLMVALPYANAAAAKSGHVARSGVAQAAVATAVGVAVAGAVAAGAIGALGVLAAFAAMALATTLCGLRFRARAGGVTGDFLGATEQVNEIAILVAVLAAQVAQAAA
- a CDS encoding histidine phosphatase family protein, yielding MIRLLAIRHAPVAVEGIVYGQTDVPTTLDGAAAAARIEPVVAEFAPAIIWSSDAVRCREPAALLGERLGVPHRIDERVREMSYGDWEGRAWDALPRTELDEWMAAWQTRSPPGGETVAGFTERVAAWWRDLDAGPHFLMAHAGVVHCLDVVADGLAWGRAIEERLGFLAAKRFTGNS